From the genome of Danio aesculapii chromosome 16, fDanAes4.1, whole genome shotgun sequence, one region includes:
- the LOC130242811 gene encoding LOW QUALITY PROTEIN: leukocyte elastase inhibitor-like (The sequence of the model RefSeq protein was modified relative to this genomic sequence to represent the inferred CDS: deleted 1 base in 1 codon) yields the protein MEPVSAANTQFSLNLFKKISGGNASGNVFYSPVSISSALAMVSLGAKGNTADQMFKVLGFNNPPKPGGATPTPAQTTQKPQITCGVKSQHEPQELQQPQKFELPADLKKCLAQPVPGQKTEEQIHSSFNKLMSELNKPGAPYVLSLANRLYGEQTYQFLEKYLSDAKTYYAAGLEKVDFKNKSEASRVNINKWVEKNTQEKIKDLLPSGAIDAMTRLVLVNAIYFKGNWEKKFPKEATRDGQFKLNKNQTKPVKMMHQKAQFPFVVIPEINSQILELPYVGKNLSMLIILPDEIEDATTGLQKLEKALTYEKLMQWTKVMRQQEVQVSLPKFKTEQTYDMKSLLVSMGMEDVFDPQKVNLTGMSSSNDLVLSKVIHKAFVEVNEEGTEAAAATGAVVSIRTLAQIFNADHPFLFFIRHNPTNTILFYGRFCSP from the exons ATGGAGCCTGTGTCTGCAGCAAACACACAGTTTTCCCTCAACCTGTTCAAGAAGATCAGCGGAGGAAACGCATCAGGAAATGTGTTTTATTCTCCTGTCAGCATCTCCTCGGCTCTGGCCATGGTGTCGCTCGGTGCCAAAGGAAACACCGCAGATCAGATGTTTAAG GTCTTGGGCTTCAACAATCCTCCCAAACCTGGTGGAGCGACACCAACTCCTGCCCAAACAACCCAGAAGCCCCAGATAACATGTGGAGTCAAGAGTCAACATGAGCCACAAGAGCTGCAACAACCACAGAAGTTTGAGTTACCTGCAGACCTCAAG AAATGTCTTGCTCAGCCGGTGCCTGGACAAAAAACTGAGGAGCAAATTCACTCAAGCTTCAACAAGTTGATGAGTGAACTGAACAAACCAGGAGCCCCGTATGTGCTGAGTCTCGCCAACCGCCTCTACGGAGAGCAAACCTACCAGTTTCTTGAG AAATATCTCAGTGATGCAAAAACCTACTATGCAGCCGGACTGGAGAAGGTGGACTTCAAAAACAAATCAGAAGCTTCGCGTGTCAACATCAACAAATGGGTGGAGAAAAACACACAAG AGAAGATCAAGGATTTGCTGCCGTCAGGAGCCATTGATGCAATGACAAGACTGGTTTTGGTGAACGCCATCTACTTCAAGGGGAACTGGGAGAAGAAATTCCCAAAGGAAGCCACCAGAGAT GGACAGTTCAAGCTGAACAAG AATCAAACTAAACCAGTGAAGATGATGCACCAGAAAGCTCAATTTCCATTTGTCGTCATCCCAGAGATAAACAGTCAGATTTTGGAGCTGCCATATGTAGGGAAGAATCTCAGTATGTTGATCATCCTTCCTGATGAGATTGAAGACGCAACCACTGGCCTTCAGAAG CTGGAGAAGGCACTGACCTATGAGAAGCTCATGCAGTGGACCAAAGTGATGCGCCAACAGGAAGTTCAAGTCTCTCTGCCCAAATTCAAGACGGAGCAAACCTACGACATGAAGAGTCTTCTGGTCAGCATGGGGATGGAGGATGTGTTTGACCCACAGAAGGTTAATCTAACAGGCATGTCCTCCAGCAATGACCTGGTGCTGTCCAAGGTCATTCATAAAGCCTTTGTTGAAGTCAATGAAGAAGGAACCGAAGCGGCTGCGGCCACCGGCGCCGTTGTTTCAATTCGTACCTTAGCGCAGATATTTAATGCAGATCATCCGTTCCTTTTCTTCATCCGACACAATCCCACCAATACCATTCTGTTTTATGGACGTTTTTGTTCTCCTTAA